In Labilibaculum sp. DW002, the genomic window ATGAAGGGTGAGCGGGTGAATATATCCAATATTGAAAAATCGATAAAGGACGAATATGAAGAAGTGAAAAAGAAAGTTTTGAAAAAATTCGTGACAAAAATGAACCTCATGTTCGTGACGGCTTTGATCGAGTAATTGATTTTCTTGGAACAGCATTACGGCTCATTCTTAAAGTCGTAATTATACTATTGGGTATAGGATTTGTATTTGCTGGATTTGTAACACTTCTTAGCTTTATTGGTTCAATGATTTTTGCCAATAGCTTTTTTGGTCCATTCTCAGATTTTGATTTCCCTGGATCATCATTCCCTCATCTATTTCTTGACGGAACAAGCATTACACTATTCACGATTGGAATTATAATTATCATTGGAATTCCGCTTTTGCTTCTAATTTTTGCGGGCTTAAAACTTCTATTCAATTTTAAAACCAACAATAAAATAATAGGCTTTTCGGCACTTGCTGCGTGGTTACTTGGAATCATCCTTGTTATCAGCTTAAGTTTTTCTCAAGTAAAGGGATATATGCATAGCAGCACTCGTCATTCAGAGAATCATGAAGTAAAAACTTTTGCTAACGATACGCTCTATCTTAAATCGACAGATAATGTGGACTTTGACTATCACGACGGCCATCTTAGCCTCGATCAAATTAAGGTTATTACAAAAAATGATCATGAAATAATGATTGGGAAACCAACTTTAGACATCGAGAAAAGCCACACTAATAAATTTGAGATTAAGCTTCGAAAAAAATCAAGAGGCAAATCACCCGATAGAGCAATAGATAATGCAGAACATATTGAATACAAATGGACTCAAAATGATTCCCTGATTACATTCAATCAATTCTTTACGCTTCCTCTTGAATCTAAGTGGAGAAATCAGAAACTTCACATTACGATTAAAGTACCAGAAGGAAAGGTAATTTACCTAGATGATTCTATGGGTAAAATTATTCATGACATCGAAAACACATCAGATACATGGGATTACGATATGTTAGACCTTAAGTGGATCATGGAAAAAGATGGATTAAGCTTACTTGAAAATTAAAATCAATAACGTTCTTGCATTGCACTGGCTCCTTTTTCAATACACAACTTGTCGGTGTGTGCAAGAATCTTAAAATAATTAATCATGAAAAAAATAGTTCTTATTATAGCGGTAATTGCATTACCATTTTTGCTTCAAGCACAAACAAAAGGCGAAAGTTTACATGCTAAATATTCTAACATTGACGGATTTAACAGCTTTAGTTTTGCTGGTAGTTTTCTTAAAAATTTAGATTTTGACGTAGATGAAGATGAATTAGAAAAAAACATCACAGGAGACTGTAAAAACATTAAATTCCTATCATACAAACACGTGACAGGAACAGAAACAAAATTTAAAAACATTGTATCATCGCAATTAACAAAAGGGAACTCTTACAAAGAAGTACTAACAGACCGCGACGATGATGACAATTCCGACGATGTTCATTTTTACGCCAAAGCCAATGGCAAAAAGAAGTTTAGCGAATTCCACGTATTGCATCACAACGAAAACAGAACATCATTAGTATCCTTTTTCGGTGATTTTAAAGTTGATGAGTTAAAAACCTTATCACACTTTACTTTTGATGATGACGAAGATGAAAATTAATTGAAAAAATAACTAAAAAGAAGAAATATGAAACGCTTAGTAAAATCTGAGGAGAAGAAAATAGCAGGAGTGTGCGGAGGTATTTCTCAATACATTAATCCTGAACTCGACCCAATAATTATTCGTGCAGCATGGTTAATTCTCACTTTATTTAATCCACTAATGCTTCTTGCTTATTTTATTTTAGCGTTAGTATTGCCAGATACCAAATACAAAACAGTGTAACTGTTTTTATCTAAATATTACCTCATACTATTTGTTTAGTATAATTTGAATGCAGGCTTTGGCTAAATTTGGTTTAGAAAGTATTTAGTCTTTTTCATCAATCTGTAACCAAAGCATTCAAAAAAGTTAAGGTTTCTTCTCTAAACGGGAAGAAACCTTTTATTTTATTCACAATTCAATCAATTGTTTATACAACATTTCATATTTTTAGGAACTGTTAACAAAATACAAATTTGATTTGTTTTACTTTTGTGCGGCCTAAATAGAATACAATGAAAAAAATCTCTACTCTTATATTACTCTTGACGATCACATTTCAAGTGATAACAGCTCAAACAATAAGTCCATTCAATCACTTTAAGGATTTCAATCCTCAAGACAGTAGTAAATTATTCTTTCGTTTTGAGAATTTGAATTTTGTAAAAAACAATGAATACAATGGTGAACACTTAAACGGAACGACTTGGGTCGGATATTTGGCTACACCTAAGCTGGTTTATTACCCTAGTAAAAATTTTAGAATTGAAGCAGGAGCTAGACTACAAAAATATTCTGGCCGTGAAAATTTCACAGAATCGGAACCTATATTTTCAGCAATTTACAAAGCTTCAGATAAAG contains:
- a CDS encoding PspC domain-containing protein; amino-acid sequence: MKRLVKSEEKKIAGVCGGISQYINPELDPIIIRAAWLILTLFNPLMLLAYFILALVLPDTKYKTV
- a CDS encoding DUF4252 domain-containing protein, whose product is MKKIVLIIAVIALPFLLQAQTKGESLHAKYSNIDGFNSFSFAGSFLKNLDFDVDEDELEKNITGDCKNIKFLSYKHVTGTETKFKNIVSSQLTKGNSYKEVLTDRDDDDNSDDVHFYAKANGKKKFSEFHVLHHNENRTSLVSFFGDFKVDELKTLSHFTFDDDEDEN